CTGTCAATAATAACAAATTGACCGTCTATTTTCAGTCTATATTGACAGAATAGGTAAAATTGATTACAATTTAATTAGTAGTTTAGTAATTTAGTAATAATATCAGGAGGTAAAACAATGAAAATACCGACTACTTTAAGACATAAACCAGTCATTGTGTCAGAAAATTATGAAAATGTTGACGGCAGATATGCCTACCATTCAGACGCAAAAGGTCTTTCCTTAGGATTAGCTCAGTGGAACGATAGAGGGAAGGTAGATATTTCAGCTAAAGTATGGAGGTATACTGGAGAAAAATGGTCCCGACAGTCTGAAGAATTGCCGCTTCATCGCGTACTTGATCTGGCAATTCTTGTGTGCAGGACAAAACTCCATTTTCGGGAAGCTTATCGGGATGAAAAATTATATGATACTAAAAATCCTGTTATAGATAGAGTAGGTTTACAGGGTGACGCCATGACAGTAGCTATATGCACTGACAATGAGAAAATTAATGAAGATATCAAACTATTCAGCCAGGCACTCAGTAATGATGATGAACTTATTGGAGAACGTTTACATACTTTATCTAGAATATTAAAGGAAATGGGTTATTAGGGTAATGAATAAAATAAAGAAAAAAATTAACCTTTCAATCTTCTGGAAAGGTGATATCTGATGGATAGAAAAAAAGAATTAAAATTACAGTATAAACAGATGAGACCGCAGATGGGAATATTTGTCATTCGTTCAAAAGCCAATAATAATTGTTATATTGAAGCAACTCAAAATTTGAGAGGTATGCTTAATAGCACTCAATTCAAACTGGGAGCTAGTGCTCATCCTAATAGAGAGTTACAAAAAGAATGGAATGATTTTGGTGCAGGAAATTTCACGATTGAAATTCTAGAGAATCTGGAATACGATAAAGATGAATCCAAAACCGATTATACGGAAGATCTGACTTTATTAAAAATAATTTGGGAAGAAAAACTATTAAAACAAAAGTTTGAGTTCTATAAAAAATAAGTGCACCATGGGATGGATTCTCGATGGTCTATTTATCTAACCGAGGCTAGGTTATGGGCTCTAACTACTTCCATTCTGATTGGATTCATCTTTTATCAATTCAATTTCAAAGAGTTTGGGCCAAAACTTTCCGGTTATCCAGAGGCGATTATTCTTTTCATCATAGGCAATGCCATTAAGAACATCGACCTTCTCGCTACAATCTTCCCGATTTAAAATTCCTTTCAGGTCTATCCAGCCAGTTATCCGACCGGTCAGAGGATTAATTCTGGCGATACGATCGGTTAGCCATATATTGGCAAAGATTTCCCCTTGCACGTATTCTAATTCGTTGATTTTGGTTACCGGAATATCGTTTTCACACACTTCAATCCGGCTGATTTCCTCAAAGGTTTCAGGATCCAAGAAATGTAGTGTAGATGTACCATCACTCATAATTATAGATTTCCCATCATAAGTAATTCCCCAACCCTCATTGGGATAATGAAACTCCTGTAGTAATTCAAAATTGTATTTATCATAAATAAAACCAAGATGAGATTTCCAGGTCAATTGAATAATCTTATTCTCATAGATAGTGATCCCTTCACCAAAATATTGATTCGGTAGTTCACGAACCTGTAAGAGTTTTCCGGTTTCTAATTCTACTCTGCGCAAGTCAGAACATTCATAAAGACCGGTGCCTTCATATAAAAAACCTTCTTCAAATACCAATCCTTCAGTGAAAGCACTTTGGTCATGAGGATAAGTATTGAGAACTTGATAAGAATAGACCGGAATATCACTAACCGTTGTGGGAAATGCTAAAGTGGAACAGCAACCAACCTGCAATACTTCCAATAATATAAAAAGTACTATAAAGAATATTTTTAAAAATCGATTCATTATAAATTTCCTTCCTCTGTCAAGGGTGTCAAGTAGATACTTTTTAAGAGTCTCTCCGTATGCTTTCAATACTATGGAGTCTGGTTATTCTGCGAATATAATATACCCTTTGTTATATTACAAGACTCGTCTCCTCCCCTGACCCCTCTAATTATATAACCTTTAAGCTATAACTTTTGCCACAACATCTTTCCCTTTTCAAAAATCGGATGGATGATCTTTTGATCAAACAGATAACTTAAATGCGCAGAAATAGTAATTAAGGTAAGAACAAACTGGGAAGAAGATAGCTCTATATGGTAATCCTGAGCAATAGCAGCTAAAATATCTTCTCGGGAAATAGGTTTATCACATAAGGAAGCAATATTGCTACTCATTTTTAAGAGATGCTCTTTATTTATTTTAATTAAATCTTTGATATTATCAGTTAGTTTGGCATGTGAAGGAATAAAATACTTTCCTTCTATTTTTTCCAAATATAAATATGTTTTTAGCATGGCTTCTACGTCGGCACAAACAGTTAAGGCATACTTATCGAATATCATCGGAGAAAACAGGCTGTCTGCCAAAAAATAGACCTCATCCGGTGTCTTGACACCGATCATCTGCAAGAAATGTCCGGCCAGGGGAAATGCCGTTAAATGGGTACTGACAATTGGTCCCTCATCTTTGATGATGCAAGTTACTCTGGAAGGTTGGGCTTGTAAGAACTTATTGCGCAAAGATTTAAAAGGATAAGCCCCCCACAACAAAAATGGTTCTAAATCCGGATGCTCGATAAAAGTGCTTTCTATGGAAGTAGCGGCAATATCACAATTGGTTTTTTTCTGTAAATAGTGGTTACCTCCGATATGGTCGGCATTGGAATGAGTATTAATGATGGTCTTTAAATTCCATCCCTGTTTTTCTAAAAGTCGGTATATTTTCCGTCCGGTCCATTCATCATTACCGCTGTCGATCAAAATAACTTGATCTCCCTCTAAATAGAGGCCGATATTGATTAGACCCGGTATATAAAAGGTCTTTTCGGTTATTTGTTTTAATTCCATGCCAACACTATCCATCCTTTTATATTCTACTTTGTTAATTAAGGGCTGAGTCTAATACGGTTCCTCTCTCCTCCCTCGCTCGGTCTTAGCTTGATTCCTTTCAGAAAAATTTCATGTGTTTACTTAGTTATATGATGGGGTATAATCCCTGATTATTCAAAACTCCCTGTTAAAGTTTTATACTACTGATCTAATACCGTTTTTTCTTATTAGCACTTCCAAATTTCTTTGAAGTATATTATAGTCATCTAACAGACAAAGTTTTTTTAACTTTTCAATTGTTTCAAGCGGAAGTTTATCTTTTGAGTTCCCTTTAAGAATCATTAAAGTTTCTTCTTCTAAAAATTCTCCTCCCGGAACAACATGCTTAGTATTTTCTTTATTAACTGGGCAAGCATCTTGACATGCCATACAGCCTATAAGACAATTATGCCAATTCAGGTTAACCCATCCCGGAAAATTGTCTGATTTTTCGTTAAAGAAAGTCAAACATTTTTCCGCAGTTATTAAAAATCTATCCTGACGGATTGCACTGGTCGGACATTTATTTATACATGCTACACATTTATCACAGGATTCCATCATTCTGACTTCATACCAATTATCCTCTATGCTTGGCATATCTGAAAAAAACGCCTTCAATTTAAAAAAACTTCCCCAACCGTCTATATAGGCAAGATTATTTTTCCCATAATTTGCTAATCCACTGTGAGCTGCAAGAAGTTTTAGTGGTAGTTTCGCATTGTATATTTTATATCCATATTTTTGTAAATTGAGAGATACGATACGGGAAACCTCTCTATCTGTATCGTCCATGTAGGTAGGTGGAATAATAACAACAAATGTTTTATTGGATAAATTAAATTTTACACTAACTTTGGGTTGAATTGCGGCAGTTATAATTATCGATTGTGATAGTAGAAAATCGGCGGGGGGTATAAAATCAAAAAATAAATTATAACGCGATACGATTTCATGATAAAAATTTTTACTTAAGATCTCTTTTTCTAGGAGGTCTTCCAAGTTCCGTTGTAAATCAGGTAAACGCTGAATAGACACAATAGAGCTCTTATAGCCATTATTTGCTAATTGTTGATCTAATTCTTTCATTGTCTTATCCCTATTTTTAACCTCTTAACCTCAAATTTTTTTAACTTAACCAAAAAGAAAGCGACCACTATCCAATCTGGATTGTCATAATAACCGTTCCGTTAACATTCTAATAACTTATCCTTTAAGAGCACCCCTGGTTAAGCCTTCTACAATCCTGTTTTTTACAAAAAATGCAAAAATTAAGACTGGAAAAACAATTATTGTTGCTGCGGCTCCAATCCCTGCCCAATCAATCTTCCCATAGGACATAAAATTATAGACTGCTACCGGAACCGTCCTTGTTTTAGGTCCGGATAATATCAAAGAAAACAAGAACTGATTCCAGGAAAAAATAAAAGATATAATTGCTGAAGTAATAATCCCATTTTTAGAAAGTGGTAGGGCAACGCGTAAAAAAGTTTCTGAGCGGACACAACCGTCTATAAGAGCTGCTTCTTCCAATTCTATGGGTACTCCTTCGAAGAAAGCAATCATAAGCCAGATAATCATCGGCAAGGTAATGATTAAATGCGTAATAATCAAGGCAGTAAAAGTATCAATAAGATTAAGTTTTCGGAAAACTATATACCAGGGTAATAAATAACTTACAAAAGGGGTCATACGGGCAACAAGAATTCCGATACTTAGATTTCTTTGTTTATATCGGGCAATAGAATAGGCTGCCGGTAGACCTATAAAAAGAGAAATTAAAGTAGCAAAAGTTGCAATGATAAAACTATTAGTTAAGTACCTTAAAAAATTATGCTGCTGAAAAACAGCTCTAAAATTTTCTAAAGTCGGTTTAAATAAAAAAAGTGGAGGATATTCAATATTTTGTACACCAGTTTTTAAACCGATCATAATCATCCAGGCGAAAACAAATATAGGGGGTATAATAAGTATAATCATGCCGATATAAAATAATATTTTATAAACTTTGGCTTTATTC
This Candidatus Atribacteria bacterium DNA region includes the following protein-coding sequences:
- a CDS encoding FeS-binding protein, which produces MKELDQQLANNGYKSSIVSIQRLPDLQRNLEDLLEKEILSKNFYHEIVSRYNLFFDFIPPADFLLSQSIIITAAIQPKVSVKFNLSNKTFVVIIPPTYMDDTDREVSRIVSLNLQKYGYKIYNAKLPLKLLAAHSGLANYGKNNLAYIDGWGSFFKLKAFFSDMPSIEDNWYEVRMMESCDKCVACINKCPTSAIRQDRFLITAEKCLTFFNEKSDNFPGWVNLNWHNCLIGCMACQDACPVNKENTKHVVPGGEFLEEETLMILKGNSKDKLPLETIEKLKKLCLLDDYNILQRNLEVLIRKNGIRSVV
- a CDS encoding glutaminyl-peptide cyclotransferase; the protein is MNRFLKIFFIVLFILLEVLQVGCCSTLAFPTTVSDIPVYSYQVLNTYPHDQSAFTEGLVFEEGFLYEGTGLYECSDLRRVELETGKLLQVRELPNQYFGEGITIYENKIIQLTWKSHLGFIYDKYNFELLQEFHYPNEGWGITYDGKSIIMSDGTSTLHFLDPETFEEISRIEVCENDIPVTKINELEYVQGEIFANIWLTDRIARINPLTGRITGWIDLKGILNREDCSEKVDVLNGIAYDEKNNRLWITGKFWPKLFEIELIKDESNQNGSS
- a CDS encoding GIY-YIG nuclease family protein, which codes for MDRKKELKLQYKQMRPQMGIFVIRSKANNNCYIEATQNLRGMLNSTQFKLGASAHPNRELQKEWNDFGAGNFTIEILENLEYDKDESKTDYTEDLTLLKIIWEEKLLKQKFEFYKK
- a CDS encoding MBL fold metallo-hydrolase; protein product: MDSVGMELKQITEKTFYIPGLINIGLYLEGDQVILIDSGNDEWTGRKIYRLLEKQGWNLKTIINTHSNADHIGGNHYLQKKTNCDIAATSIESTFIEHPDLEPFLLWGAYPFKSLRNKFLQAQPSRVTCIIKDEGPIVSTHLTAFPLAGHFLQMIGVKTPDEVYFLADSLFSPMIFDKYALTVCADVEAMLKTYLYLEKIEGKYFIPSHAKLTDNIKDLIKINKEHLLKMSSNIASLCDKPISREDILAAIAQDYHIELSSSQFVLTLITISAHLSYLFDQKIIHPIFEKGKMLWQKL
- a CDS encoding carbohydrate ABC transporter permease, coding for MLIIPPIFVFAWMIMIGLKTGVQNIEYPPLFLFKPTLENFRAVFQQHNFLRYLTNSFIIATFATLISLFIGLPAAYSIARYKQRNLSIGILVARMTPFVSYLLPWYIVFRKLNLIDTFTALIITHLIITLPMIIWLMIAFFEGVPIELEEAALIDGCVRSETFLRVALPLSKNGIITSAIISFIFSWNQFLFSLILSGPKTRTVPVAVYNFMSYGKIDWAGIGAAATIIVFPVLIFAFFVKNRIVEGLTRGALKG